DNA from Rubripirellula lacrimiformis:
GATGCCGCAATCGAAATGCTGGCGTGGTAGGCCAGCGTTAGCGGAATGAACCCGAGGACCAGTCGATCATTGTCCCAATTCCAAACGTCTTGGTGCAGGACAACGAGCAACAGCACGAGTCCCCAAACAACCTTCTTCATGAAACACACTTTCGGTGGGATATTGCCGGAACTTGATTATGCCGCAAATGAGATCTTACCAGCACGGTAAGCCATCCCAGGTCGGTCATGCGATCTGTTCCAGGGGGGGATGGATGACGGCAGCGAACCGGTGAACGCGCGACAGTGTAATCCGATAACGGTTCTATGTTTAGCACATCCCCTGCGTCCACCTGGGCGGACCAATCACAGCGAACCGGTCGTCAGCCCGATTTTGGCGTCGGTCCAGGCATAAAAAAACGAGTGGCTGGGTGGATCCAGTCACTCGTTGGGGAATTTGTGGTCGCGTTTTCAGGACGACTTGGGGGGCAGGCGGATGGAAATCTGCCTAGCTGCCGAATGGATCGTCGCCAAACGGGTCTGCGCCGGCACCGCCGCCACCGAACGGGTCGCTGTCCATTGCACCACCGCCACCGAATGGGTCGGCGCCGCTGTCGCCACCGGTCGAGAAGGGGTCTGAAGCAGGTGCGCCAGCTGGTGAATCACCGGCGGCAGGTGCACCGCTGTCGATCATCGGATCGTTCATCGCGTCGGCCAATGCGTCTTCGTTTTCGACTTTGGGCGTGCCCAGGTCATCGGCAAAGGGGTCTGAATCAGCGATCGGGGGCGCCGGAGGTGGTGTGACACCGGCACGTGGTTGAGTCGCCGCAGGTGCTGGTGAAGTGACGCCTGGGGCGGCACCGATTTCGCCGTATCGTTGGCGCGATCGGGCTGCGGATTCAGCCAGATACTGCAACTTCGATTTCTGACGAATTTCTTCTAGCTTCAGTCGCCCGGCGCCCTGATAACGCGAAAGGGATCGGCCGATGTAACGGCTGCCCTTTCCGCTCGCTTCCAGATCCGCACCCAATTGCCAGTCCGATTCGGCCTCGTAAGGGCGACCGGAATTGTGGGCGACGATACCGCGAAAGTAATACGCCCGTGGATCATCGATCCCGTTATTGATCGCCAACGACAGCAGGTCGTAGGCCTCGGTCGTGCGACCGGCATAGTAGGCGTGAACGCCCTGTCCGTAGAATTCTGACAGAACGGCACTTTGTCCCTGAGCCGATGAGCCACCGATCATGCTGGTGACGAAGGCACATGCGACCAGGCTTGATAGTAAGGTTTTCATATTTATCCGCGATCCTCCCCCAAGCCTTTCGGCCTAGATGGTGCTGGTGGGCGATTACCTGAGATGCCAATACCTGAGATCTTCGGCCCGAGACGTTTGGACTGGTTCGTTTTTTAGCGAGACTTCGTCGACGGGAAGACCTTCCCGCAAACGGATCGACGTAGTCAGTCCTCCCAAACTGTAGTCGTGGGTTCGACGACCAGCAAACTTTTTTCCTTGCCAACGTCGATCCTTCTGGTCGATCGCCGGCAGTTGGGCCGATCGGAACAGCCCTGCCAAGAGGATCATTTTGGCTCAAGTCCAGTCGGGCTGGCACAGCCCCCCCCGCTGCGGCAAGGGATCCGACGAATCAGGTGATCCAGCCGCCACCTAGGACTCGGGTTTCGTCATACACCACTGCGGCTTGACCGGGGGCGACCGCCAATTCGGGTTCGTCAAAGTGGACTTCGAACCGATTGGGATCGCGGGGGACGACCGTCAGGGTGCCCGGTTTGGGCGACCCGTTGTACCGGATCTGGACGGATACCCGCTGGGGCAGTTGGTCGATGGGCACCAGCCAATTGGCTTCGTCGGCGACCAATCCCGGCTTGGAAAGGTGTTCTTTCTTGCCGATCACGACCTGTCGGGTTTTCGGTTCGATGCGAACCACAAAATACGGTTCCCCCATCGCGACCCCCAACTTCTTTCGCTGGCCGACCGTGAATGCTTCGTACCCTTGATGGGTGCCGACCACTTTTCCATCGACCGTCACGATTTCGCCACCGGTATCGGCCGATCGCTGGGGAGCACGGGCACGGACAAAATCGCTGTGGTGCCCCTGGGTGACAAAGCAGATCTCTTGGCTGTCTTTTTTTCCGGCCACGCCCATCTTCAACCCTTCGGCGATCTCGCGGATGCGAGTTTTCTCGAATCCGCCCACCGGCAACATCATGCGATCGAGCCGATCCGGGCGAATTCCGAACAGGGCGTACGATTGGTCTTTGCTGGAATCCAGGCCGCGGTGCAGCTGGTTCACGCCGTCGACGTTCTGCATCTGCGCGTAATGACCGGTGGCCACAAATTCGGCATCCACGTCGTCGGCATAGTCGAACAGGCGGCCGAATTTGATCCATTGATTGCACCGTACACAGGGATTGGGCGTCCGCCCATCCAAGTAGTCGTCGACAAAGTAGTCCACGATTCGGCGGAAATCGTCGGTCAAATCCAGTGCGTAGAATGGGATTCCCATCTTGGCCGCGACTCGGCGAGCGTCGGCGGCGTCCGAAGCGGTGCAGCAGCCCTGTTTGTGGTCCGCCCGCAGTCCGTCGCCGGCGGAGGTCGCGGCGCCGGCCAACACAGGCAGGCTGGTCGATTTTCCGGTGTCATCGACCCGACACACAGCCGCCGATTCTTCGCCATGACGCATGAAAACGCCGATGACCTCGTGGCCGGCGTCCATAAGCAGGTGCGCAGCGACGCTGGAATCAACGCCTCCACTCATCGCGAGAACGATCCGAGCCATGTATATTTCCTGTGCTTAGTCTTTGACGTGATATGTCCCTCCATCATACGTAATGAGTCCAAAACGAGAATGGATGCTGAACTGGTTCAACGCAGCAAAGAGATTCGCCAGCGTCTAAAACAGCTCGGAGACTCTCTTTGACTACTCTGCCAAAGTAGAACAAGGCAAAGCGATCGAGCTGAAAATGGGTCAGCCCGGATTCTGGGACGATAACGAATCGGCCCAGAAAACGGTCTCGCAGCTGAAGGCGTTGAAAGTCATCGTCGGACCGATGAACGAACTGACCCAGTCGGCCGAGGACCTGGCCGCGCTTTTCGAAATGGCTCAAGAAGACGATTCGATCGTCGGCGAAGTGGCCTCCGAAATCGCTCGCTTGGAACAGATTCTGGACGACCTGGAATTGAAGGCCCTGTTGAACGGTGCCAACGATTCGGCGGGGGCCATTCTGTCGATCAACGCCCGCGATGGCGGTACCGATGCGAACGATTGGGCTGATATGCTGTTGCGGATGTATTCGGCTTGGGCGGTCGGGAACGAGTTCAAGATCGAACTTTTGGATCGTCAGGACAACGACGAGGCTGGCATCAAGAACGCCACGATCGCCGTCCGCGGGCCGATGGCCTACGGCTACCTGAAAGGCGAAGAGGGCGATCATCGGTTGGTCCGAATCAGCCCCTTCAACAGCGAAGGTAAGCGGCAAACCAGTTTCGCTGCGGTCAGCGTGTCGCCCGAAATCGATGATTCGTTCGAAGTCGAAATCGACGAAAAGGACGTGCGCATCGATACCTATCGTGCGGGTGGCGCCGGTGGGCAACACGTGAACAAGACCGACAGTGCGATCCGGTTAACCCACGTGCCAACCAATACCGTCGTCCAGTGCCAGAACGAACGTAGCCAGCACCAGAATAAAGCCACAGCATGGAAAATGTTGCGGGCCAAGTTGGCGCGTATCGAAGAGGAACGTCGCGAAGCCGAGGATGCTCGGAAATACGAAACCCAGGCTAGGACGGGGTTCGGAAGCCAAATCCGAAACTACTTCTTGCACCCCGACCAACGGGTCAAGGATGCGCGAACCGGCCACTACGTCGGCAACTTCAATAGCGTCATGGACGGCAGCGAGTTGCAGGGGTTCCTGGATTCGTTCTTGCGATTGAAAGCTGGCAAGATCGACGCGGCCGATTGATCCAGCGTGCGATGAACCTGCCTGCATCGGTGGCCACTGACCCGGAATCGGGATGGCCCCCTGCAGGTGACCGTTGCATGTGGATGGCTGGCCAAACCCGCGGCCAAGACCGCCACTCGCATTCCCTGCGGCGGTTAGGCCGCGCGGCGGATTTGCGGGCCTTCGTTGGACTGATCCAGTCCGGCGATCGAACCACGCTCGCGGCGTAGGTCGCGGATCTTGGACGCATGATCGTGCAGGTCGTTTTCCAGATCTCGGATTCGGCCCAGTGCTTTTGCGTTGGCCTCCAACGAATCTTCGTGTTCGGCGCTGACACGTTTCAGGTGATCCATCAGATCGTCGATGCGTTCTTGCATCGCTTGGTTCTGTGGACGCAGCTGCTGGGCCGCTTTGACCTGAGACGCCAGTTTCGTGATGTTGGATCGTTGGGCGTCCAACGTTTGGTTCAGTTTGGCCAAGTCGGCAACGGCGGCTTCGTGCTGTTGGGTCTTGGTTTGCAATTGTTTGCGAACGTCTTCGACCGTTTCCGATTGGGACTGCATCTGCTGTTTCAGCTGAGTGAACGATAGCGTGTGCTGGGCCTTTTGGGCTGCGATCGCGGCATCGGCCTTCTGCAGTTGTTCGGCCTGCGACATCATCGTGGCATCGGCCTTTTGCAATTGCTGGTCTTGCGAAGACATCAGTTCGTCGGCCCGCTTCAACTGTTCTGCTTGGGCAGCCATCTGCGCGTCAGCTTTCTTCAGCTGATCGGCATAGGACGTCATCGTCGCCTCGGCTTTTTTCAGCTGGTCGGCGTGGGCGGTAAGTTGGGCACGCAGATCGGTGACCAAGGTTTCCAGTTCGTCCCGCGATTGAGCCAAGCTGTCGCGTTGGCTGACAATCTGGTTGACTTGTTCGGATGTCTGGGCCAGTTTCTGCTGAGCCGCAGCAAGCTGTTGCTTGGTGTCGTCTAGCAGCTGAGTATCGGTTCGCAGTTTTTCGATCTCGGCCAATTGCTGCGTCAGTTGCTGTTCAAGCTGTGCCGCTCGTTCGGATTCGGCGGAATGCTGCTGGGACATCTTGTCCAGTTCTGCACGCAGCGGACGATGCTGGTCCAGTTCCTGTTGCAGTTCGGCCATCGATTCCAGTTGGCTTCGCAGGGTTTCAAGTTCACCCCGTTGGCGATCGATTTCGTTCTTCTGGTCACCAATTTGTTCGACGCGTTGTTGGTTGACCGTTTTTTGTTCGCCCAACACGATCGCGATTTGCGAAAGTTCATCTCGCAGCGGTGACAGTTCGTCGACCTGAGCTTTCAGTTTGCCGATGAAGTCGTCTCGTTCGGCAATCGCCTTGGTCAGCGTTTCGCGTTCGCTGGAAATGTGAGACGCCTGGTCGGTAACCAAACTGTGCTGGTCTTGCAGTTCGTTGAACTGATCTTCCAGTGTGTTGAACTGAGTCTTCAGTTTGCCGATGAAATCGTCTCGTTCGGCAATCGCCTTGGTCAACGTTTCACGTTCGCTGGAAATGTGAGTCGCCTGATCGGTGATCATGCTGTGCTGATCCTGCAGTTCGTTGAACTGCGACTTCAGCCTTTCGATTTCCGCTTCACGGCTGGACAGCAGTTCTCGCTGCTGTGCCAACGTGCTGGCGGCGGCTTCCAGGTCGGTGGCCAGTTCGTCACGCTCGGCTTGGGCCGATGCGGCGATCTGCAATTGTTCGTCTAGTTCTTCGATCCGCTGGTCTCGCTCGGTCGTCTTGCGGGCGAATTCGTCTCGTTCGATACGCAGGGTGTCCAAGTCTTCGCATCGCGCGACCAGGTCGGACTGTGTTTCCTTCAGCGATTGTTCGGCGGCTTCGCTGGCCAAACGCAATGTTTCGGTCTCTTGTCGCAGTTCCGCGATCAGCTTGGCGTTTTGGCTTGCGGACTGGTCCGTCGCGGATGCTTGGGCATCCAGCGTTTCGGTCAGTTGTTCGATTTCGGCTTCGTGCGCGATCTGTGCTTGTTCGAATCGCTTGATCACGTCTTCGCGATCCAACGACTGCTGTTGCAGATCGGCAATCTGATGGTTCAGCTGTTCGATCTGTTCGTTCAAACTGGCGATCGCTTGCTGACCCGAATCGGCTTGGTCGGTGCGGGAATCCAGCAGCGATTGCAGGCGTTCCACTTCGGCTGCAGATTGCGATTTGGCCTGTTCTAGCTGCACGATGGTTTGGCCGTGTTCGCCGACCTGTCGCTTCAATGCGTCGATGGTTTGCAGGTAGTTCGACGACGACTTGTCGTTGGTTTCCAAACGCGATCGCAGACTTTCGATCTCGACTTCTAGTTCACGATGGCTGGCTTGCAGTTGAGTGAACTGGGTGTTTCGTTCCAGCGATTCGTTTTCGGCGGCCGTCTTCAGTTGCAACGCTTCTTGCAACTGGCTGACGACGGTTTCGCTGCGTTTCTGTTCGCTTTCGTACTTTTGATCCGACTGATCACGCTCGCTGCGTAGACGTGACAGTTCGTCGCCTGCTTGCAACGCCGCGCTGCGATGGTCTTCGTTCTGCTTTTGCAGTTTTTCGTACTGTTCGCGCAGAGTTTCCAATTCGGTCGATGCCGATTGGTTGTCCTTTTGTAGCTTCGTGAGCTCGCGTTTTCGTTGCCGTACCGATCCACGCGCCTTGAAATAGCGGTTTTCCAGGCCATTGATCTTCTCGTGATCCCCGGTGCGGTCGTGGAACCAAAGCAAATGGCCGATCAGGATGCCCGCAAGGACGAAGAAAATGGCGGAAACAAAAGGCAAATCAAACAGGGCAGTCATCGGTGGATCCCAGCAATAGTCTTTCCGGACCGATGCGCCTTCCATGACGCACGGGTATCGAAGCCCGGGCTATAGCACGTCCGGGGACCACGCGTCCACCTTGTTTTTTGTCGCCAACAGACGGTCCATCCGATTTTGCGATCAAACACACGGTGCAAACAGATAGGCCGCTAGCCGGTATGCGGATCCAACGCCGTGAAACACGTCTGTTTCACAAGTGAACGGGTGAATCAGAGCGAACGGCCGATCAGGGTGAACTGGCCGATCAGAGTGAACTGGCCAAATTGGCCGGCCGCCGGTCACTGGTTTCATCGATGTCGCTGGGGGGGGCAACGTTGTCGTCGCCGTGAATCCGTTGCGGGATATCGATTATTCGTCGCCCAGTGCAGCGAACACGGACCGGGCGGCTTCGGAATCGCGAGCGGCACGGATTTTCGGATCGTCCATCCAGTCGGCGATCGGCGACTGGCCGGTGGAAAGTGGGATCAGTTCGATCGGTTGGAAGTTTTCGAAGGCCTCGTTTCGTTCGAAGCCGCGAGCGATGCGAACGGCGCCATCTTGCCCTGTCCACTGGATTCGGTCAGGAGCCGTTTCCCAGTTGGAACCCTCGCCGTCGGCATAGATGTTGGCCACGTCATTGCCGCCCGCGGTAGCGTGACCGACGGTGGACTCGAATCCGCTGGCGCTGACGTGGTATCCGGGACCGGTGATGATCGATCGTCCGCTCGAAACGCTCATCGTGTCGTCGCCGAGCGAGTCGTACATTTCGGCGCTGTCGTTTCCGCCCGATGTGGCGTAGGCATAGACGCGTTCAAAGCCGTAAGCCAATTGAAACGAATCGTCGCTTCGCAAACTGGTGAACTGGGGCCGGACCGACAACGAATCATCGCCGGCACTGTCGTGCAAAAACGCAGTGTCGTTGCCGCCTGCGGTTGCATGCACGAACACGCTGGGCACGCCGATCACGTTGAACTGAAATCCGATGCCTTCCAGCGTTGCCTCGCCGGGGTGGGATTGAAGCGTGTCAGAACCGGCCGAATCGAACAGAGACGCGCGGTCCGGGCCACCGCCACCGTTGAATGTGACGTCTTCGAATCCACGTAGTTGAATCGTGAAATCGTTCGTCGATAAAGTGCTGGTGCCCATCGCCCCAGGGTGCATGATCAGCCGCTCGGCCGCACTGCTGCCCAAGATCGAAAGAGAATCGTTTCCGCCGCCGACGTCGATCACGATGTCGGATGTGGCATTGGTGGGATCGATGCGATAGGTCGCACCGCCGACTCGCAGGGTAATGCCGTCACGCAGGTCTAGCTCGATTTCTTCGTGTTCGTTGGAACCGTCGAATCGATCAATCGTCAGCGGGGTGGTGGACTCTGGGGTCTGCGATTCTCCCTCGCCGTCGGTCCCGCCGCCGGGATCCACATCCGTGATATTCACGTTGCCGACCGCCGCGGCTAGGTTCAGCGTTCGGTAAGTTTGGCCGGTAACCGCATCGGTATGTTCCACCGACGCGTTTTGCATCCGCGTCAGCACATCATTGGCCGTCGGCGTCAGCCCTTCGGCAATCATCGCTTCACGGACCAACATCGATGCACCCGCCGCTTGGGGCGATGCCATGCTGGTTCCATCCAGGCTTGCGAAGTCGTCGACTTTGCCATCCCAGCCGAACACATGATCGGGCACAGAGCTTAGAACGGATCGTCCCTGAGCCGCAAAGATGCCGGACTCTCGTTGTGCAAAATCGCTGAGGTCGCCATCCGAATCGACGGATGAAACCGGGATGACGGATGGGCTAGACGCAGGGTACAGAACGCCCTCGGATCCTTCGCCGCCGTCAAAGAAGTTTCCCGAGGCGGCAAAGACCAGGATGCCGTCCTGACGCAACAACGCAAACTCGTCTTCCAACATCCCCATCGCGATGCTTCGGTTGGCATCGGACAACGCCGCACCGACCGATAGATTGATCGTTGTGATGGGAGATTCGAACGTGTCTTGGTTTTCGTGGACCCACTGCAACGCGGATTCGATCCATTCCAGTTCGCTGGATCCGGTGTCATCAAAAACGCGAAGCGCAACGATGTCGGCGCCAGGTGCGACTCCGGTGAATCCATCTGTGCTGCCTGCCAACAAACCGGAAACATGGGTGCCGTGAAATCCAGCGGGACCGTCGTCATAGGGGTTTGAATCGTTTTCGGCAAAGTCCCATCCGCCCACCACGCGATACCCGGGGCCGTATCCGCCACCCAATGCGACGTGATCCCAGGCCACACCGCTGTCGATCACGGCAACGGTTTGGCCGGCTCCTGAAAGTCCGCGGCTGGCTTGTAAATCGGCCGCCTGGTCCAGCAATGACGATGCGGGGTCGGTTGCGGGACTGGCCCCCAATGCAATCGAGTCAGCGGACGCAACAGAGGATTGCGACTGAGTCGAAAATGCGATGCTGTTGTCACCTGCCGAAGCCGGAATCGATGCCGGGACGCAGGTCGCCATGTCGTCCGCAGCAGACGGCTGATTATCCATGTCGACGTTGCCGCCAAGAGCTTCTAGCAACAGTTCCCCAGCCAGCGAAGCAGAGAGTGCTAGGCGAGCTTCGCACGGTTCGATCTTTCCGGGAATCGCTTCCAGATCGTCGTTGATTCTTAGCTTCGTGCGTACGGGGCGTTTCATCGGGAACCGAAATTCAGGGGAACCGAGCGACAGTGGGATGCAGGCAATCTGCGTGAATCAAATCAGCCATGGACGGGGGACGCCTTGTCAGTGCGGCGGTTGGGATCCTTCGGCAGCGGGCGTTGTCCGCCACCCGGCGGCGACGCAGATCCAGAGGATCCCCTGTTGGAAGCCTAGGACGCATAGTCGCCCACGGACTGCCTAATCGGACCTATCCGAAAACCAGTCGATTTTGGTGCATGGTGAAGCCGAAAAAATAGACAAGTCGTTACATTCGCGCCTGCTCTACTGGTTTTCGAGGCCTCGTCTGATGCCGTTACTGAAACTTTGGAACACAATTCGGGGTCGATCCACACCTGATGTGGTGGCTGACGCGCAGCCACCTAGCAGCGTGGATACGGTGCCTAGCCAAGCCACATCGCCCTCAGCCTCGGTGGGGTCAGCTCCGGCGGTGCAAAATTTGGGCATTCCCGACTCGGGCGGCACTGGCAATCAGACCCCCAGTGTCGGAACGTCTGAATCTGGCAACTCGCAAACGGGAACCCGGGAAACGGGCAATCGGGCGGCTGTCGCCAAAGCGGGTCGCAAGACAAAAGCCAAGTCGGCACCGGTCGCTGTCACCCCGCAATCGCCTGTGGCAACCCAGGTTCCCGAGGCGGTCAAACCGGCCAAGCCCGCTCGGCGACCCGCGTTCGGGATCTTCGGTTCCTCGGGACCTCACGCCGCCCTGTGCAAACAGATCAAGTCGCTGCCCGCACGCACGATCCTAGAAATCAATGTCGAGGACGGGACTCGCGCAATCGCTGTGCTGGAAACCCTAGCCGCCAACCTGCCCGCACCCGCACCTGTGGCGGATTCCGAATCGGAAGCGGCGACCACTGCACCGGCAATCCGATACTTGGTCATCGACCAGTTCGAAATGGCAGGTGGCCAGACAACACTGAAACAGTTCCATCAAACGCTTCGTGAAGCCGCCATCCGGCCTCAAGTGATCCCCGAACCAATCGACCGTGGACTCGTCCGCGTGGCGCACACCTACGGGGCAGTGGACCTGATTCTGATCGCAACGCCAGTCGACCAATGGCAGAATGAAACGATAATGAAGCTGATCGACCGCGTCTCGCATTCCGGAACAACGTTGATGTTCCGAGACGGTGATGCATGGAAGTCGTATCAGCAGAACACGGCTCCTCTGCGCCGCGCCGCCTAAGCAATCTCGCAAGCGGCAAACCGACAAACGAATACGACGCGCCCGCGAGTGGATCTCACCAATCCAGTTGCGGACGCGTTTTTTCGTTTCCCACGGGAACCTGTCAAAGGAATGGAAACCGCGCTCGAGGATAAGCGGAGAAGAAGTTCAAGTACGAGTACGAGTACGAGTACGAGTACGAGTTCGAGTTCGAGTTCGAGTTCGAGTTCGAGTTCAAGTTCAAGTACAAGTACAAGTACAAGTACAAGTACAAGTACAAGTCGCGTACACCAGCACCGTTCAAAACTTAAACTCGAACTTAAACTCGAACTCGAACTGCTTTTTTCTTCTCCTCCTCTTCCTCCCAACGCATCGAAATCGTGCGTCCGATCCCCGTTTCCAGCACCGGCAACTGACTCGGGTTATATTGTGGGCCCTCCCACAACTTCCCGCCTCATCAGGTCCGAGCCCCCCCATGCTTCGAATCTCTTTCTTCCCGCGTGTCTGGATCGCGCTGGGCTTCTTGTTCGCCATTGGCTTGAATGCTCTGCCAACCGGGCTTTCCGACGACACCGAACAGTCGGCTGCTGCTGACGCCCAAGTCCAAAGCCAACTGGTGCCGCAGGATCCCGAATCATTTCACCTGTTCATTTTGGCCGGCCAGTCGAACATGGCCGGGCGAGGCAAGGTGTCCGACGCCGATCGAAAACCGAACGACCGTGTGCTTTCACTGGGCCAGGACAAACAATGGACCCCGGCCGTTGACCCTTTGCATTTCGATAAGCCCAAGATGGTTGGTGTCGGAATCGGTCGGTCGTTCGCGGCCGAATATGCCAAGCGTCACCCGGGAATCACCGTGGGGTTGATCCCTTGTGCCGTCGGCGGGTCCGCCATCGATACATGGCAACCGGGCGGATATCACGATCAGACCAAGTCGCACCCTTGGGACGACATGCAATCCCGCGTGCAGCAGGTTGCCGCACAGGGTGTGCTCAAAGGCGTGCTGTGGCATCAGGGCGAATCGGATTCAAGCCCCGAGGCATCGGCGGCGTATGAGTCCAATTTGACCGAACTGATTCAACGGTTTCGGCAAACCTTTGACGCACCGCAGTTGCCTTTCCTGATCGGGCAGCTGGGCCAATTCGCGCAGCGTCCTTGGACAGACGGTCGACGCCAGGTCGATGCGGCTCAACAACGCATCGTCCAACACGTCGCCCGCACAGCATTCGTACCCTCGGACGGTTTGAACGACAAAGGCGACTTGACGCATTTCGATTCGCCATCGCTGCGTGAATTCGGATTCCGTTACGCCGCGGCGATGCAATGGATCGAATCACTGGTTCCGGTGCAGGTCTTTGCGCCCGGTGAAGGGAACCCGCGGAACAGCGAAGGAGATTTCGTTCGACTGGCGGACGGGCAGATTCTGTTCGTCTATTCGCGATTCGAATCCGGAGTCGGCGATCACAGTTCGGCGACGTTGGTAAGTCGGGTCAGCGATGATGGCGGCGCGACCTGGACCGACGATGACGTTACCGTCGTCGAGAACGAAGGCGGTATGAACGTCATGTCGGTATCGCTATTGCGTTTGGCTGATAACCGAATTGCCCTGTTCTACCTTCGCAAAAACTCGCTGACCGATTGCCGCCCCGTTGTCCGGTTTTCGTCGGACGAGGCCAAGACTTGGAGCGAGCCAACCGAAATGATCCCAGAGGAACAGATGGGGTATTACGTGTTGAACAATGACCGCGTGATCCAGTTGACCAGCGGTCGATTGGTCGCTCCCGTTTCGCTGCACCGAACGCCCGGTCAAGAAAATACCGACTGGCTGGGGCAAGTGGGATGTTATTTCTCGGACGATGCCGGCAGCAGTTGGCAGCGATCGACGTCTCTGTTGTCCGGGACGAATGCGGACGGCGTTCGCGTTGCCGCGCAAGAACCCGGTGTCGTGGAACGACGTGATGGAAGTTTGCTGATGTGGATTCGATCCGATCAGGGCACCCAGTATCAGAGTCACTCGTTCGACCAGGGTTTGACGTGGTCCGCCATGGAACCGTTTGCGTTGGCGTCGCCCCTGTCGCCTGCATCGATCGAGCGGGT
Protein-coding regions in this window:
- a CDS encoding DUF3311 domain-containing protein; its protein translation is MKKVVWGLVLLLVVLHQDVWNWDNDRLVLGFIPLTLAYHASISIAASAVWLLAATTAWPTNLEDDADATEAGQ
- a CDS encoding tetratricopeptide repeat protein, with product MKTLLSSLVACAFVTSMIGGSSAQGQSAVLSEFYGQGVHAYYAGRTTEAYDLLSLAINNGIDDPRAYYFRGIVAHNSGRPYEAESDWQLGADLEASGKGSRYIGRSLSRYQGAGRLKLEEIRQKSKLQYLAESAARSRQRYGEIGAAPGVTSPAPAATQPRAGVTPPPAPPIADSDPFADDLGTPKVENEDALADAMNDPMIDSGAPAAGDSPAGAPASDPFSTGGDSGADPFGGGGAMDSDPFGGGGAGADPFGDDPFGS
- the mnmA gene encoding tRNA 2-thiouridine(34) synthase MnmA yields the protein MARIVLAMSGGVDSSVAAHLLMDAGHEVIGVFMRHGEESAAVCRVDDTGKSTSLPVLAGAATSAGDGLRADHKQGCCTASDAADARRVAAKMGIPFYALDLTDDFRRIVDYFVDDYLDGRTPNPCVRCNQWIKFGRLFDYADDVDAEFVATGHYAQMQNVDGVNQLHRGLDSSKDQSYALFGIRPDRLDRMMLPVGGFEKTRIREIAEGLKMGVAGKKDSQEICFVTQGHHSDFVRARAPQRSADTGGEIVTVDGKVVGTHQGYEAFTVGQRKKLGVAMGEPYFVVRIEPKTRQVVIGKKEHLSKPGLVADEANWLVPIDQLPQRVSVQIRYNGSPKPGTLTVVPRDPNRFEVHFDEPELAVAPGQAAVVYDETRVLGGGWIT
- the prfB gene encoding peptide chain release factor 2 (programmed frameshift), yielding MDAELVQRSKEIRQRLKQLGDSLDYSAKVEQGKAIELKMGQPGFWDDNESAQKTVSQLKALKVIVGPMNELTQSAEDLAALFEMAQEDDSIVGEVASEIARLEQILDDLELKALLNGANDSAGAILSINARDGGTDANDWADMLLRMYSAWAVGNEFKIELLDRQDNDEAGIKNATIAVRGPMAYGYLKGEEGDHRLVRISPFNSEGKRQTSFAAVSVSPEIDDSFEVEIDEKDVRIDTYRAGGAGGQHVNKTDSAIRLTHVPTNTVVQCQNERSQHQNKATAWKMLRAKLARIEEERREAEDARKYETQARTGFGSQIRNYFLHPDQRVKDARTGHYVGNFNSVMDGSELQGFLDSFLRLKAGKIDAAD
- a CDS encoding coiled-coil domain-containing protein, coding for MTALFDLPFVSAIFFVLAGILIGHLLWFHDRTGDHEKINGLENRYFKARGSVRQRKRELTKLQKDNQSASTELETLREQYEKLQKQNEDHRSAALQAGDELSRLRSERDQSDQKYESEQKRSETVVSQLQEALQLKTAAENESLERNTQFTQLQASHRELEVEIESLRSRLETNDKSSSNYLQTIDALKRQVGEHGQTIVQLEQAKSQSAAEVERLQSLLDSRTDQADSGQQAIASLNEQIEQLNHQIADLQQQSLDREDVIKRFEQAQIAHEAEIEQLTETLDAQASATDQSASQNAKLIAELRQETETLRLASEAAEQSLKETQSDLVARCEDLDTLRIERDEFARKTTERDQRIEELDEQLQIAASAQAERDELATDLEAAASTLAQQRELLSSREAEIERLKSQFNELQDQHSMITDQATHISSERETLTKAIAERDDFIGKLKTQFNTLEDQFNELQDQHSLVTDQASHISSERETLTKAIAERDDFIGKLKAQVDELSPLRDELSQIAIVLGEQKTVNQQRVEQIGDQKNEIDRQRGELETLRSQLESMAELQQELDQHRPLRAELDKMSQQHSAESERAAQLEQQLTQQLAEIEKLRTDTQLLDDTKQQLAAAQQKLAQTSEQVNQIVSQRDSLAQSRDELETLVTDLRAQLTAHADQLKKAEATMTSYADQLKKADAQMAAQAEQLKRADELMSSQDQQLQKADATMMSQAEQLQKADAAIAAQKAQHTLSFTQLKQQMQSQSETVEDVRKQLQTKTQQHEAAVADLAKLNQTLDAQRSNITKLASQVKAAQQLRPQNQAMQERIDDLMDHLKRVSAEHEDSLEANAKALGRIRDLENDLHDHASKIRDLRRERGSIAGLDQSNEGPQIRRAA
- a CDS encoding S8 family peptidase, which codes for MKRPVRTKLRINDDLEAIPGKIEPCEARLALSASLAGELLLEALGGNVDMDNQPSAADDMATCVPASIPASAGDNSIAFSTQSQSSVASADSIALGASPATDPASSLLDQAADLQASRGLSGAGQTVAVIDSGVAWDHVALGGGYGPGYRVVGGWDFAENDSNPYDDGPAGFHGTHVSGLLAGSTDGFTGVAPGADIVALRVFDDTGSSELEWIESALQWVHENQDTFESPITTINLSVGAALSDANRSIAMGMLEDEFALLRQDGILVFAASGNFFDGGEGSEGVLYPASSPSVIPVSSVDSDGDLSDFAQRESGIFAAQGRSVLSSVPDHVFGWDGKVDDFASLDGTSMASPQAAGASMLVREAMIAEGLTPTANDVLTRMQNASVEHTDAVTGQTYRTLNLAAAVGNVNITDVDPGGGTDGEGESQTPESTTPLTIDRFDGSNEHEEIELDLRDGITLRVGGATYRIDPTNATSDIVIDVGGGNDSLSILGSSAAERLIMHPGAMGTSTLSTNDFTIQLRGFEDVTFNGGGGPDRASLFDSAGSDTLQSHPGEATLEGIGFQFNVIGVPSVFVHATAGGNDTAFLHDSAGDDSLSVRPQFTSLRSDDSFQLAYGFERVYAYATSGGNDSAEMYDSLGDDTMSVSSGRSIITGPGYHVSASGFESTVGHATAGGNDVANIYADGEGSNWETAPDRIQWTGQDGAVRIARGFERNEAFENFQPIELIPLSTGQSPIADWMDDPKIRAARDSEAARSVFAALGDE